In Pseudomonas saponiphila, the genomic stretch TCGGTGGAGGAGTTCAGTGCGGTTTCCGCCGAGTCCTGCAGCACGCCGATGATGAAGCCCACCGCGACCACCTGCATGGCGATTTCGCTGGGGATGCCGAACAGGCTGCAGGCCAGGGGAATCAGCAGCAGCGAGCCGCCGGCGACACCCGAAGCGCCGCAAGCGCAGATCGCCGCGACCACGCTGAGCAGCACGGCAGTAGGCAGGTCCACGGCTATGCCCAGGGTGTGCACGGCGGCCAGGGTCAGCACGGTGATGGTGATTGCCGCGCCAGCCATGTTGATGGTGGCCCCCAGGGGGATGGACACCGAGTAGGTGTCTTCATGCAGGCCCAGGCGCTTGCTCAGTTCCAGGTTGACCGGAATGTTGGCGGCCGAGCTGCGGGTGAAGAAGGCGGTGATGCCGCTCTCGCGCAGGCAGGTCAGCACCAGCGGGAAGGGGTTGCGGCGGATCTTCCAGAACACGATCAGCGGGTTCATCACCAGGGCCACGAACAGCATGCAGCCGATCAGTACCGCCAGCAGGTGCAGGTAGCCGAACAGGGCGTCGAAGCCGGAAGTGGCCAGGGTCGAGGCCACCAGGCCGAAGATCCCCAGGGGGGCGAAGCGGATCACCACGCGCACGATGACGGTCACGCCGTTGGACAGGTCATCGAGTACGCCGCGGGTGGTCTCGCCGGCATGCCGGATGGCCACGCCCATACCGATGGCCCAGGCCAGGATGCCGATGAAGTTAGCGTTCATCAGGGCACTGACCGGGTTGTCCACCACGCTCAGCAGCAGGCTTTGCAGCACTTCGCTGATACCGCCGGGGGCACTCACGGCGACGTCGTGGGTGGCCAGGACCAGGGACGAGGGGAACAGGCTGCTGGCGATCACCGCGACCACCGCCGCGGCGAAGGTGCCCAGCAGGTAGAGCACCAGGATCGGCCGGATATGGGTTTCCTGGCCGTGCTTGTGGTTAGCGATGGAGGCCATGACCAGCACGAACACCAGGATCGGTGCCACGGCCTTGAGCGCCGAGACGAAGACCTAGCCGATGAAGGTGGTGGACTTCGCCACTTCGGGGGCCAGCAGGGCCAGGGCGATCCCGGCGATCAGGCCGATGACGATCTGGGTCACCAGGCTCAGGCGTTTGAGGGTGTGGAGGAAGGAAGGAGGTGCAGCGCTCATAGCGGTATCTCTGTTTTTTTTAATGTGCAGTGCATGCCGGGGCTGAGCCGGCATCCAGGGATGCGGTGGCAAAGGGCAACGGGCGATCGGTTGGCCTGACGGGCAAGCCAGTACGACAACCACTGTTTTTGGCAGGGGGCGGACTTTATCACAGGCGCCCGGGCTTCCTGCGTCGATGTGACGATCTGCCACCTGCGACGCCCGGTGCCGGCGCGGTTGCCCTGACCCGTACCCACTCTGTTAAGATTCGCCACCCCCTTTTCTATCCAGTCAGCGGGCCCTTCGGGCTGTCGCTGCTGTCGTTGTTTCTGGAGTTTGCGATGTTGTTGCCCATCCTGCTGTTGTCCGCCGCGGGTTTTACCGTGTTGACCACGGAGTTCGTCATCGTCGGCCTGTTGCCGTCGATAGCCCGGGACTTGCAGGTCAGCGTGTCGCAGGCCGGCTTGCTGGTGACCCTGTTCGCCTTTACCGTCGCGGCGTTCGGGCCCTTCCTCACGGCGTATTTCGCGCGTTTTCCGCGCAAGCAGCTGTTTATCAGCGTGCTGCTGATGTTTGGCCTGGCCAACACCCTGGCGGCCCTGGCGCCGAACATCTGGGTGATGGCCCTGGCACGCCTGGTGCCGGCCCTGGGGTTGCCGGTGTTCTGGGCCCTGGCCAGTGAAACGGCGGTGGATATCGTCGGCCCGGATCATGCCGGGCGCGCCATCGCCAAGATCGGCTTCGGCATCGTCTGTGCCACGGTGTTCGGGATTCCCGTGGGCACCCTGATTGCCGATGCGTTCGGCTGGCGCAGCGCCTTTGGCATCCTGGCCCTGGTGGCCTTCGCCAAGGCCCTGCTGCTGTGGGTCTATCTGCCGAAAACCAGGCCGCACAACCCGCAGGCGAGCCTGCGGGCGCAGTTTCGCATCCTGCGCAGCCCGCTGATGCAAGGGCATGTGCTGCTGTCGATCCTGGTGTTCAGCGGCATGTTCACCGCCTACACCTACCTGGCGGACATCCTCGAACGCCTGGCCGGTTTCGACGGCACCCTGGTGGGCTGGTGCCTGATGGGTTTTGGCGCGGTGGGGCTGATCGGCAATTCCCTGGGCGGCCGGGCCGTGGACCGCCATCCGCTGATCGCCTCCATGGTGTTCTGCGCCTTGATGATCGGCGGCATGCTGGCCCTGGTGCCGAGCATTGATTCGACCCTGGGGCTGGCGGCGGCCATGGGCGTCTGGGGCGTGACCCAGGCCGCGATGTTCCTGGTCAGCCATGTGCGCCTGATCAAGGCCGCGCCGCAAGCGCCGGCATTCGCCGCGTCGCTGAACATCGCCGGGGCCAACCTGGGGATCGGCCTGGGGGCGATGGTGGGCGGGCGGGTGATCGATACCCTAGGCCTGGGCAGCCTGGGGATGGCGGCATCGGCGTTCATTCTGCTGTCGATTGCCCTGGCCCTGCTGCTGATGAACCTCAAGACGCCCCCGGCCTGCGCCTCTGTCAATGCGCCAGGGGCGTGAACAGTTCGCGGCGCGCACCCTCGGTGATGGCCAGGATGCCCGGGTGCTTGACCTTGCGCTCCACCGAGATGGCATAGAACGACTCGGTCACGGCGTCGGTCTGGCCGATCAGCTGGACGCCGTACTGCTGCCGGACTTCCTCGGCAATCACGCTGGGGGCGATGAAGATCCCGCTGCCGGATTGGCCGAAGGCCTGCATCAGGGCGCTGTCGTCGAATTCGCCGATGATCCGCGGCTGCAGTTGCTGTTCGGCGAACCAGCGCAGCAGGCGGCTGCGCACCACGGTTTCCTGCCCGGGAATCAGCAGCGGCGCACCGTGCAGGCCGCGAGGGAAGTCGGCGCCGTGCTGCTGGGCCAGTTCGGTGGTGGCGAAGAAGCTGATGCCGCATTCCCCGAGCTTCTGGCTGTAGCCCTTGATGTCCAGGTGCGAGGGCATCGGGCTGTCGGAGATCACCAGGTCCAGGCGCTGGATGGCCAGATCCGCCAGTAGCCGTTCGAGTTTGTCTTCGCGGCAGGTCAGGCGAATCGGCTCGCTGAGCTCCATGGTCGGGGCGATCAGGCGATAGACGATGGACTTGGGCACCACATCCGCCACGCCGACCCGGAACTGGATCTGCTGCTCGTCGGGGCGGGCGCGGAGCATGGCTTCCAGTTCGCCGCCGAGCTGGAACATCTGTTCGGCGTAGGGCAGTGCCTGGCGTCCGGCTTCGCTCAGTTCCAGCTGGCGCCCGACCCGGCGAAACAGTTCGATGCCGTAGGTCTGTTCCAGCAGGCTGATCTGGCCGCTGATGGTTTGTGGGGTCAGGTTGAGCTGCTCGCAGGCACGCACGATGCTGCCGGTCTTGGCCACAACCCAGAAGTAATGTAGTTGGCGGTAGTTGAGCATGGTGATTATCGGTTCGTAAAAACCGAAGTATAACTGCCAAAAATACGAATTTTCCTGAAGTATTCGTCTCCCTAGAATGCCCCGCTATCGACGGAGCCCGCATGGCCCTGTCCGTTCTATCGAGGAATACGGCATGTCATTCAAAACCCTGGGCGCGGCCTCGTTGCTGGCCCTGTCTATGCTGACCCTGGCGGGTTGTGATCAGGCGGAAAAAAGCGCCCAACAAGTGCTGGACAAGGCTGCCGAGACGGCCAAGCAAGCCATCGATGACACCCACAAGGCTGCCGAACAGGCCTTGAGCGAGGCCACGCAAAGCGTG encodes the following:
- a CDS encoding MFS transporter, which codes for MLLPILLLSAAGFTVLTTEFVIVGLLPSIARDLQVSVSQAGLLVTLFAFTVAAFGPFLTAYFARFPRKQLFISVLLMFGLANTLAALAPNIWVMALARLVPALGLPVFWALASETAVDIVGPDHAGRAIAKIGFGIVCATVFGIPVGTLIADAFGWRSAFGILALVAFAKALLLWVYLPKTRPHNPQASLRAQFRILRSPLMQGHVLLSILVFSGMFTAYTYLADILERLAGFDGTLVGWCLMGFGAVGLIGNSLGGRAVDRHPLIASMVFCALMIGGMLALVPSIDSTLGLAAAMGVWGVTQAAMFLVSHVRLIKAAPQAPAFAASLNIAGANLGIGLGAMVGGRVIDTLGLGSLGMAASAFILLSIALALLLMNLKTPPACASVNAPGA
- the nhaR gene encoding transcriptional activator NhaR; amino-acid sequence: MLNYRQLHYFWVVAKTGSIVRACEQLNLTPQTISGQISLLEQTYGIELFRRVGRQLELSEAGRQALPYAEQMFQLGGELEAMLRARPDEQQIQFRVGVADVVPKSIVYRLIAPTMELSEPIRLTCREDKLERLLADLAIQRLDLVISDSPMPSHLDIKGYSQKLGECGISFFATTELAQQHGADFPRGLHGAPLLIPGQETVVRSRLLRWFAEQQLQPRIIGEFDDSALMQAFGQSGSGIFIAPSVIAEEVRQQYGVQLIGQTDAVTESFYAISVERKVKHPGILAITEGARRELFTPLAH